The genomic window GCGGAAGGAGCGGATATCATCTACACCGATGTCTGGGCCAGTATGGGGCAGGAAGCGGAACGCGAGGCCAGAGCCAGAGCCTTCGTCAACTTCCAGGTGAATGCTGAACTCTTAAAAGTGGCTAAACCTGACGTGATCGTGATGCACTGTCTGCCTGCCCACCGGGGTGAAGAAATCACCGATGAAGTGATGGACGGTCCGCATTCGGTGGTCTTTGACGAGGCCGAAAACCGGCTGCACATCCAGAAGGCGATCATGGCGCTGACCATGAGTTAGTAAGTAGGAGGGAGAAAGAGTGATGAAAAAAGTAGTGCTGGCGTATTCAGGCGGTCTGGATACTTCGATCATCATCCCCTGGTTGAAAGAAAACTTTGGCTATGAAGTGATCGCCATGTGTGCTGACCTCGGTCAGGGGGAAGAGCTTGCGCCCCTGCGCGAGAAGGCGATTAAAAGCGGGGCCAGCAAAATTTATATTGAAGATGTCCGCCGTGAGTTTGTCGAAGACTTTATCTGGCCGACCTTGAAGGCCGGGGCGATTTATGAAGGTAAATACCTGTTGGGTACCTCTTTTGCCCGTCCGCTGATCGCCAAGAAGCTGGTGGAGATCGCGGAGAAAGAAGGGGCCGAGGCAGTGGCCCATGGTGCAACCGGCAAGGGGAACGACCAGGTCCGCTTTGAACTGGCAGTTAAGGCTCTGAATCCAGAATTAAAGGTTATTGCTCCCTGGCGCTTGTGGAATATCCGTTCACGGGAAGACGCCATCGACTACGCCCAGGCGCGGGGGATTCCCGTGCCGGTTACTAAAGACCGGCCGTACAGCATGGACCGTAACCTGTGGCACTTGAGCCATGAAGGCGGTGACCTGGAAGACCCCCGTAATGCACCCCAGGATGATGTTTATCTGCTGATCACGCCGCCGGAAAAAGCTCCTGATAAACCGACATATGTAGAGATTTTTTTTGAAAAAGGGGTGCCGAAGCGGATTAATGAGCAGGAACTTGATCCCGTTACTCTTATCGCGACTCTAAACAAAATAGCTGGGGAGAACGGGGTTGGAATTATTGATATGGTGGAAAACCGTTTGGTCGGGATGAAATCTCGAGGCGTTTATGAATGTCCAGGTGGTACTGTTCTTTACGCAGCCCACCAGGAACTGGAGGAACTCTGCCTCGATCGGCAAACATTGCACTTTAAAAAGATCGTGGCTGAGAAATATGCTGAACTGGTTTATGATGGGGTCTGGTACTCGCCACTAAAACAAGCGCTTGATGCTTTTGTGGACAGTACGCAGCAGACCGTCACCGGCACCGTGCGGATGAAGCTGTACAAAGGGAACTGTGTACCAGCTGGTAAACACTCCCCTTATTCATTGTACGATCAGGAACTGGTTACCTTCGGTGAAGACCAGGTCTATAACCAGAAAGATGCCGAGGGATTTATCAATTTATTTGGCTTGCCGCTTAAAGTTCGGGCGCTCATGGAGAGAAAGAGTGGTTTAAA from Bacillota bacterium includes these protein-coding regions:
- a CDS encoding argininosuccinate synthase, with the translated sequence MKKVVLAYSGGLDTSIIIPWLKENFGYEVIAMCADLGQGEELAPLREKAIKSGASKIYIEDVRREFVEDFIWPTLKAGAIYEGKYLLGTSFARPLIAKKLVEIAEKEGAEAVAHGATGKGNDQVRFELAVKALNPELKVIAPWRLWNIRSREDAIDYAQARGIPVPVTKDRPYSMDRNLWHLSHEGGDLEDPRNAPQDDVYLLITPPEKAPDKPTYVEIFFEKGVPKRINEQELDPVTLIATLNKIAGENGVGIIDMVENRLVGMKSRGVYECPGGTVLYAAHQELEELCLDRQTLHFKKIVAEKYAELVYDGVWYSPLKQALDAFVDSTQQTVTGTVRMKLYKGNCVPAGKHSPYSLYDQELVTFGEDQVYNQKDAEGFINLFGLPLKVRALMERKSGLK